The following coding sequences are from one Thermostaphylospora chromogena window:
- the dxs gene encoding 1-deoxy-D-xylulose-5-phosphate synthase, whose translation MGEPRGLLESLKGPDDLKRLEASELPQLAAEIRDLLIQSVSRNGGHLGPNLGVVELTIAIHRVFDSPRDPVFWDTGHQAYVHKMLTGRADRFATLRQQGGLSGYPSRAESEHDFVENSHASTALSYADGMAKAFKVRGETDRTVVAVIGDGALTGGMAWEALNNIAAAKDLPIVIVVNDNGRSYAPTIGGLARHLSSLRVSQGYEGALEFVKDNLGKVPLVGSPFYDALHGLKKGLKDILAPQAMFEDLGLKYVGPIDGHDEQALEEALRRAKGFRGPVLVHAITRKGQGYAHAENHDEDCFHSPGAFDPVTGEERPKPHGWTNVFAEEIVRLGRRRDDLVAITAAMLHPTGLAKFAEEFPERTYDVGIAEQHALTSAAGLAMGGLHPVVAVYSTFLNRAFDQLLMDVALHRLPVTVVLDRAGVTGDDGPSHNGMWDLSILQVVPGLRIAAPRDASRLRELLAEAVEVDDGPTVVRFPKGAVAAEVETVGKIGEADVLRAGDPDVMIVSVGPMAAICLEAASLLDAQGISATVVDPRWVKPLDEALVSAARAHKLVAVVEDNGRVGAVGDAVARMLRDADVDVPVRTFGIPQRFLEHAKRPAIFTEIGLTGQDLARKITEVVAKRSPVLEDHPTS comes from the coding sequence GTGGGTGAGCCGAGGGGGCTTCTCGAGTCCCTCAAGGGACCTGACGACCTCAAGCGACTGGAGGCGAGCGAACTGCCGCAGCTCGCCGCGGAGATCCGGGATCTGCTGATCCAGTCGGTCTCCCGCAACGGCGGGCACTTGGGGCCCAACCTCGGTGTCGTCGAACTCACCATCGCCATCCACCGGGTCTTCGACTCTCCCCGCGACCCCGTGTTCTGGGACACCGGCCACCAGGCATACGTGCACAAGATGCTGACCGGCCGGGCCGATCGGTTCGCCACGCTGCGCCAGCAGGGCGGCCTGTCCGGCTATCCCAGCCGAGCCGAGTCCGAGCACGACTTCGTGGAGAACTCCCACGCCTCCACCGCGCTGTCCTACGCCGACGGCATGGCCAAGGCGTTCAAGGTGCGCGGTGAGACCGACCGCACGGTCGTCGCGGTCATCGGCGACGGCGCGCTGACCGGAGGCATGGCCTGGGAGGCGTTGAACAACATCGCCGCGGCCAAGGACCTCCCGATCGTGATCGTGGTCAACGACAACGGCCGGTCCTACGCGCCGACCATCGGCGGTCTGGCCCGCCACCTGTCCTCGCTGCGGGTCAGTCAGGGGTACGAGGGCGCTCTGGAGTTCGTCAAGGACAACCTCGGCAAGGTGCCCCTGGTGGGCAGTCCGTTCTACGACGCGCTGCACGGCCTCAAGAAGGGCCTGAAGGACATCCTGGCGCCGCAGGCGATGTTCGAGGACCTCGGGCTGAAGTACGTCGGGCCCATCGACGGTCATGACGAGCAGGCCTTGGAGGAGGCGCTGCGCCGCGCCAAGGGCTTCCGCGGCCCGGTTCTCGTGCACGCGATCACCCGCAAGGGCCAGGGGTACGCCCACGCGGAGAACCACGACGAGGACTGCTTCCACTCCCCGGGCGCCTTCGACCCGGTCACCGGCGAGGAGCGGCCCAAGCCGCACGGCTGGACCAACGTGTTCGCCGAGGAGATCGTACGGCTGGGCCGCCGGCGCGACGACCTGGTGGCCATCACCGCGGCCATGCTCCACCCCACCGGGCTGGCGAAGTTCGCCGAGGAGTTCCCCGAGCGCACCTACGACGTCGGCATCGCCGAGCAGCACGCGCTGACCTCCGCCGCCGGCCTGGCCATGGGCGGCCTGCACCCCGTCGTCGCGGTGTACTCCACCTTCCTCAACCGCGCCTTCGACCAGCTCCTCATGGACGTCGCGCTGCACCGCCTGCCGGTGACCGTGGTGCTCGACCGGGCGGGTGTCACCGGCGACGACGGCCCCAGCCACAACGGCATGTGGGACCTGTCGATCCTGCAGGTCGTGCCCGGCCTGCGCATCGCCGCGCCGCGCGACGCCTCGCGCCTGCGCGAGCTGCTCGCCGAGGCGGTCGAGGTCGACGACGGGCCCACGGTCGTGCGCTTCCCCAAGGGCGCCGTCGCGGCCGAGGTGGAGACGGTGGGCAAGATCGGCGAGGCCGACGTGCTGCGCGCCGGCGATCCCGACGTGATGATCGTCTCCGTCGGTCCGATGGCCGCCATCTGCCTGGAGGCCGCGTCCCTGCTCGACGCCCAGGGCATCTCCGCCACGGTCGTCGATCCGCGCTGGGTCAAGCCGTTGGACGAGGCCCTGGTGTCGGCCGCCCGCGCGCACAAGCTGGTCGCCGTGGTCGAGGACAACGGCAGGGTCGGCGCGGTGGGCGACGCGGTGGCCCGCATGCTGCGCGACGCCGACGTGGACGTGCCGGTGCGCACCTTCGGCATCCCGCAGCGCTTCCTCGAACACGCCAAACGGCCCGCGATCTTTACTGAGATCGGCCTGACGGGTCAAGATCTCGCTCGCAAGATCACCGAGGTGGTGGCTAAGCGAAGCCCCGTTCTGGAAGATCACCCCACGAGTTGA
- a CDS encoding sugar ABC transporter permease gives MSATLTPEKAPEAPSLSSNARDYLRRVRGGDMGALPAVLGLIVLCTVFAIMRPAFLTPINFANLFTQGAAVTVIAMGLVFVLLLGEIDLSAGFASGVCAAVLAVLLTHLGYPWYVGAGAAILTGVVIGTVLGTLVAKLGIPSFVVTLAAFLAFQGVVLVLVDEGTNISIRDETILAIANQNLPPALGWTLFVVGVAAYAAVQLLRARRRSARGLTADPISLIAVRVGTLAVIGGIAVYVLNLERSRNPAVASLVGVPIVVPLIVLLLILWTFVLRRTAFGRHIYAVGGNAEAARRAGIPVDRIKIAAFMICSGMAGVGGIIAASRASSVDPNTGGSNVLLFAVGAAVIGGTSLFGGKGRVLDAILGGAVVAVIENGMGLMGYPASVKFMVTGAVLLVAAGVDALSRKRASQSGLR, from the coding sequence ATGAGCGCGACCCTCACGCCGGAGAAGGCCCCGGAAGCCCCCTCGCTCAGCAGCAACGCCCGAGACTACCTGCGGCGGGTTCGGGGCGGCGACATGGGCGCGCTGCCCGCCGTCCTGGGGCTGATCGTGCTGTGCACGGTCTTCGCCATCATGCGCCCGGCCTTCCTCACCCCGATCAACTTCGCCAACCTGTTCACCCAGGGCGCGGCGGTCACGGTCATCGCCATGGGCCTGGTGTTCGTGCTGCTGCTGGGCGAGATCGACCTGTCGGCGGGCTTCGCCAGCGGCGTGTGCGCCGCGGTGCTCGCCGTGCTGCTGACCCACCTCGGCTACCCCTGGTACGTGGGGGCGGGCGCCGCCATCCTCACCGGCGTGGTGATCGGCACCGTGCTCGGCACACTGGTCGCCAAGCTCGGCATCCCCTCGTTCGTCGTCACGCTTGCCGCCTTCCTGGCGTTCCAGGGCGTGGTGCTCGTGCTGGTCGACGAGGGCACCAACATCTCCATCCGGGACGAGACGATCCTGGCCATCGCCAACCAGAACCTGCCGCCCGCGCTCGGCTGGACGCTGTTCGTGGTGGGCGTGGCCGCCTACGCGGCGGTGCAGCTGCTGCGCGCCCGGCGGCGTTCCGCCCGCGGGCTGACCGCCGACCCGATCTCGCTGATCGCCGTACGGGTGGGCACCCTCGCGGTGATCGGCGGTATCGCGGTGTACGTGCTGAACCTGGAGCGCAGCCGTAACCCCGCGGTCGCTTCGCTCGTGGGCGTGCCGATCGTCGTGCCGCTCATCGTCCTGCTGCTGATCCTGTGGACGTTCGTGCTCCGCCGCACGGCCTTCGGCAGGCACATCTACGCCGTGGGCGGCAACGCGGAGGCGGCGCGCAGGGCCGGCATCCCGGTGGACCGGATCAAGATCGCTGCGTTCATGATCTGTTCGGGGATGGCCGGCGTCGGCGGCATCATCGCCGCCTCGCGGGCCAGTTCGGTCGACCCCAACACCGGCGGCAGCAACGTGCTGCTGTTCGCCGTCGGCGCGGCCGTCATCGGCGGTACCAGCCTGTTCGGCGGCAAGGGGCGTGTGCTGGACGCCATCCTGGGCGGCGCGGTGGTCGCGGTCATCGAGAACGGCATGGGCCTGATGGGCTACCCGGCGAGCGTGAAGTTCATGGTCACCGGTGCCGTCCTGCTCGTGGCCGCCGGCGTGGACGCCCTCTCCCGTAAACGGGCGTCCCAATCTGGTCTAAGGTGA
- a CDS encoding neutral zinc metallopeptidase, translated as MNTLPKRRLSSLLITGVALSLLGTGTANAATPVPAPAAEKASNAERAAAAKEVAQGSVQAPPRGKAAATHNPLYKTGVLPTLKCSPGGIRKGSSASYRQFMTRVNTCLNNAWKRQFKKARLSFSKPRLRFVTKSVKSPCGGWPTGAAGMYCSANRTMYIAVTKQAIREGFALGAAKLMAHEYAHHVQTISGIGPNYYFPSYHRARGKARLELSRRFELQADCMSTAFLRSVRSTLPVRAYEWEGMLDWIRQNGHKTWPQNDHGKGYSQVYWAKRGYSSGGLRMCNTWTAPDRRVA; from the coding sequence ATGAACACCCTCCCCAAGAGAAGACTGTCATCACTCCTTATCACCGGCGTCGCGCTCTCCCTGCTCGGCACGGGCACGGCGAACGCGGCCACGCCGGTCCCCGCCCCGGCCGCCGAGAAGGCCTCGAACGCGGAGCGGGCCGCGGCCGCCAAGGAGGTGGCGCAGGGATCCGTCCAGGCGCCGCCGCGCGGCAAGGCGGCCGCCACGCATAATCCGCTCTACAAGACGGGCGTTCTGCCCACCCTCAAGTGCTCTCCGGGAGGAATCCGCAAGGGCAGCTCCGCCTCCTACCGGCAGTTCATGACGCGGGTGAACACCTGCCTCAACAACGCCTGGAAGCGCCAGTTCAAGAAGGCCCGGCTGAGCTTCTCCAAGCCGCGGCTGCGCTTCGTCACCAAGTCGGTGAAGAGCCCCTGCGGCGGGTGGCCCACCGGCGCCGCGGGCATGTACTGCTCGGCGAACCGCACGATGTACATCGCCGTGACCAAGCAGGCGATCAGGGAAGGGTTCGCGCTCGGCGCGGCCAAGCTCATGGCGCACGAGTACGCCCACCACGTGCAGACCATCAGCGGCATCGGCCCGAACTACTACTTCCCCTCCTACCACCGGGCGCGCGGCAAGGCCAGGCTCGAACTCTCGCGCCGCTTCGAGCTGCAGGCGGACTGCATGAGCACGGCCTTCCTGCGCAGCGTCCGCAGCACGCTCCCGGTGCGGGCGTATGAGTGGGAGGGCATGCTCGACTGGATCCGCCAGAACGGCCACAAGACCTGGCCGCAGAACGACCACGGCAAGGGCTACAGCCAGGTCTACTGGGCCAAGCGCGGTTACTCGTCCGGCGGGCTCCGCATGTGCAACACCTGGACCGCCCCCGACCGCCGCGTCGCCTGA
- a CDS encoding ATP-binding cassette domain-containing protein yields the protein MTTPVLELRGIDKSFGPVQVLHEVNFSAYAGEVTALVGDNGAGKSTLVKCVGGIHPIDSGEYIFEGKQVQVNGPRDAAELGIEIVYQDLALCDNLDIVQNMFLGRERRRGVLLDEATMEEMAQETLAGLSVKTVKSIRQPVSSLSGGQRQTVAIAKAVLWNSKLVILDEPTAALGVAQTAQVLELVRRLADKGLAVVLISHNLNDVFAVSDRIATLYLGRMAAQVKASEVTHAQVVELITSGRSGDLGLSPDSYNGLSDSGEAATR from the coding sequence ATGACGACCCCCGTACTGGAGCTACGCGGGATCGACAAGAGCTTCGGCCCCGTGCAGGTTCTGCACGAAGTGAACTTCTCCGCCTACGCGGGGGAGGTGACCGCGCTGGTCGGCGACAACGGCGCGGGCAAGTCCACGCTGGTGAAGTGCGTGGGCGGCATCCATCCCATCGACTCCGGCGAATACATCTTCGAGGGCAAGCAGGTCCAGGTGAACGGGCCGCGCGACGCCGCGGAACTGGGCATCGAGATCGTCTACCAGGACCTCGCGCTCTGCGACAACCTCGACATCGTCCAGAACATGTTCCTCGGCAGGGAGCGCCGCCGCGGCGTGCTCCTGGACGAGGCGACGATGGAGGAGATGGCGCAGGAGACCCTGGCGGGCCTGTCGGTCAAGACCGTGAAGTCGATACGCCAGCCCGTCTCCAGCCTCTCCGGCGGCCAGCGGCAGACCGTCGCCATCGCCAAGGCCGTGCTGTGGAACAGCAAGCTGGTCATCCTCGACGAGCCGACCGCCGCGCTCGGCGTGGCCCAGACCGCCCAGGTGCTGGAGCTGGTGCGCCGGCTCGCCGACAAGGGCCTGGCGGTGGTTCTGATCTCCCACAACCTCAACGACGTGTTCGCGGTCTCCGACCGGATCGCGACGCTGTACCTCGGCCGGATGGCGGCCCAGGTCAAGGCGTCCGAGGTCACGCACGCCCAGGTCGTCGAGCTGATCACCTCGGGCCGTAGCGGAGACCTCGGCCTGTCCCCCGACAGCTACAACGGTTTGTCCGACAGCGGAGAGGCGGCCACGCGATGA
- a CDS encoding HRDC domain-containing protein, with amino-acid sequence MTEETTIPAATAAPLLEPRDGIPPVIDNPDDLAKVIHDFAKGEGPVAVDAERASGYRYSSKAYLVQLRRAGAGSALIDPTACPDLTELDLALADAEIVLHAASQDLPCLAELGFRPRKLFDTELAGRLLGYERVGLGTMVETVLGYRLEKGHSAADWSTRPLPEDWLRYAVLDVEVLVELRDALHQQLAEAGKLAWAQEEFAAVLNAPPPAPRADPWRRTSGIHKVRSLRGLAVVRELWYLRDDIAREADLAPGRVLPDSAIVTAALELPRTTKALTEITPFTGRSARKHLREWLAAVGRARSLPESELPQPSMHGDGPPPTNRWADRDPAAARRLAAARAVVAALADEHHMPTENLLQPDAVRRLSWEPPEVLDDEHVTARLRELGARSWQIALTARPLAKALARLRTKSDA; translated from the coding sequence CCATTCCAGCGGCCACGGCCGCCCCCCTCCTGGAGCCGCGAGACGGCATACCACCGGTGATCGACAACCCGGACGATCTCGCCAAGGTCATACACGACTTCGCCAAAGGCGAGGGTCCGGTCGCGGTCGACGCCGAGCGCGCCTCGGGGTACCGCTACAGCAGCAAGGCATACCTCGTCCAGCTCCGCCGGGCCGGCGCGGGCAGTGCGCTGATCGATCCGACGGCCTGTCCGGACCTCACCGAGCTGGACCTCGCCCTGGCGGACGCCGAGATCGTGCTGCACGCCGCCTCACAGGATCTGCCCTGCCTGGCCGAGCTGGGGTTCCGTCCCCGGAAGCTGTTCGACACCGAGCTGGCGGGACGGCTGCTGGGCTACGAGCGGGTCGGGCTGGGCACGATGGTCGAGACCGTGCTGGGCTACCGGCTGGAGAAGGGGCACTCGGCCGCCGACTGGTCCACCCGCCCCCTGCCGGAGGACTGGCTGCGGTACGCGGTGCTCGATGTGGAGGTCCTGGTGGAGCTGCGGGACGCGCTCCACCAGCAGCTCGCCGAGGCCGGGAAGCTGGCGTGGGCGCAGGAGGAGTTCGCCGCCGTGCTGAACGCGCCGCCGCCCGCACCGCGCGCCGACCCGTGGCGGCGCACCTCCGGCATCCACAAGGTGCGCTCACTGCGCGGCCTGGCGGTGGTCCGCGAGCTGTGGTACCTGCGTGACGACATCGCCCGCGAGGCCGATCTCGCACCCGGCCGGGTACTGCCCGACTCGGCGATCGTCACCGCCGCGCTGGAGCTCCCCCGCACCACCAAGGCGCTCACCGAGATCACCCCGTTCACCGGGAGAAGCGCCCGCAAGCACCTGCGTGAGTGGCTGGCGGCGGTGGGGCGGGCGCGTTCCCTTCCCGAGTCCGAGCTCCCCCAGCCGAGCATGCACGGCGACGGCCCTCCGCCGACGAACCGCTGGGCCGACCGCGATCCGGCCGCGGCCCGCCGGCTGGCCGCGGCGCGGGCGGTGGTGGCGGCACTGGCCGACGAGCACCACATGCCGACGGAGAACCTGCTGCAGCCGGACGCCGTGCGGCGGCTCAGCTGGGAACCGCCGGAGGTGCTCGACGACGAGCACGTCACGGCCCGGCTGCGGGAGCTGGGTGCCCGGAGCTGGCAGATCGCCCTCACCGCCCGCCCGCTGGCCAAGGCGTTGGCCCGGTTGCGGACCAAGAGCGACGCCTGA
- a CDS encoding sugar ABC transporter substrate-binding protein — protein MRKGILSLAAAVAAVSLGLTACGSDAGDTSTAQEGGTQQAASTGKIGVILPDSQSSARWETADRKYLQEAFEAAGVEYDIQNAQGDKTAFQTIADQMITNGATVLMITNLDSGTGKAVLDKAQSQGVATIDYDRLTLGGSASYYVSFDNVKVGTLQGEGLVRCLEEKNVEKPIVAELNGSPTDNNATLFKQGYDGVLQEKYDSGEFVKGPDQSVPDWDNTQAGTIFEQMLTQEPDIAGVLAANDGLGNAAITVLKKQKLNGKVPVTGQDATVQGLQNILAGDQCMTVYKAIKKEADAAAELAIALAKGEKPQVNGSVRDPEGNRDVPAVLLEPQAIFFDNVKDVVADGFVTKEELCTADFADKCEEAGIS, from the coding sequence ATGCGCAAGGGGATCCTCAGCCTGGCAGCCGCCGTCGCGGCGGTGAGCCTCGGTCTCACCGCCTGCGGGAGCGACGCCGGGGACACGAGCACGGCCCAGGAAGGCGGCACCCAGCAGGCCGCGTCGACGGGCAAGATCGGCGTCATCCTCCCCGACAGCCAGTCCTCGGCCCGCTGGGAGACCGCCGACCGCAAGTACCTGCAGGAGGCCTTCGAGGCCGCGGGCGTCGAGTACGACATCCAGAACGCCCAGGGTGACAAGACGGCCTTCCAGACCATCGCCGACCAGATGATCACCAACGGCGCGACCGTCCTGATGATCACCAATCTCGACAGCGGTACCGGCAAGGCCGTGCTGGACAAGGCCCAGTCGCAGGGCGTGGCCACCATCGACTACGACCGCCTCACCCTCGGCGGCAGCGCCTCCTACTACGTCAGCTTCGACAACGTGAAGGTCGGCACCCTGCAGGGCGAAGGCCTGGTGCGCTGCCTGGAGGAGAAGAACGTCGAGAAGCCCATCGTGGCCGAGCTCAACGGTTCCCCGACCGACAACAACGCCACGCTGTTCAAGCAGGGCTACGACGGCGTCCTGCAGGAGAAGTACGACTCCGGCGAGTTCGTCAAGGGGCCGGACCAGTCGGTGCCCGACTGGGACAACACCCAGGCCGGCACGATCTTCGAGCAGATGCTCACCCAGGAGCCGGACATCGCCGGCGTGCTGGCCGCCAACGACGGCCTCGGCAACGCCGCCATCACCGTGCTGAAGAAGCAGAAGCTCAACGGCAAGGTGCCGGTGACCGGCCAGGACGCCACCGTGCAGGGCCTGCAGAACATCCTCGCCGGCGACCAGTGCATGACCGTCTACAAGGCGATCAAGAAGGAGGCCGACGCGGCCGCGGAGCTCGCGATCGCGCTGGCCAAGGGCGAGAAGCCGCAGGTGAACGGTTCGGTGCGCGACCCCGAGGGCAACCGTGACGTGCCCGCCGTCCTCCTGGAGCCCCAGGCGATCTTCTTCGACAACGTGAAGGACGTCGTCGCCGACGGCTTCGTCACCAAGGAGGAGCTGTGCACCGCCGACTTCGCGGACAAGTGCGAAGAGGCCGGCATCTCCTAG
- a CDS encoding ROK family transcriptional regulator — MRAGPSQEEIRRHNLSALLRHVHLGGPTSRAELTSRMGLNRSTIMALTSDLTAAGLVREELPRETRRAGRPSLVVRPESARVYVLAFDIGVDRMVAARVGLGGVILDRREAVRRRGPFDLEEVVGTLVGFARQMLRKTRPDTVCVGAGAAFPGGVCREDGVIRFAPNMGATDVPLGRELSRRLGLGFPVEVGNDANLAALAEQARGFGVGCQDLIFLQGDVGIGGGVITGGRLLGGHEGYGGEVGHMVVNPGGRVCSCGAKGCLEAEVGERALLELAGRYGSQGGRDAVRAIVEAAGLGDRAAQKALSRVGDWLGLGVANLVNIFNPEMVVFGGTLRELYLGAAAQVRSRITTEALAASRETLRLRTSALGEDTTLMGAAELAFSRILADPLAVLARATS, encoded by the coding sequence ATGCGCGCAGGCCCCTCACAAGAGGAGATCCGGCGTCACAACCTGAGCGCGTTGCTGCGCCACGTCCACCTGGGCGGGCCCACCTCACGCGCCGAGCTGACCAGCCGGATGGGGCTCAACCGGAGCACCATCATGGCGCTCACCTCCGACCTGACGGCGGCGGGGCTGGTCCGCGAGGAACTGCCCCGCGAGACCCGCCGGGCGGGGCGCCCCTCCCTGGTGGTGCGGCCCGAGTCGGCGAGGGTCTACGTCCTCGCCTTCGACATCGGCGTGGACCGCATGGTCGCGGCCCGGGTCGGACTGGGCGGGGTCATACTCGACCGGCGCGAGGCCGTCCGGCGGCGCGGGCCGTTCGATCTGGAGGAGGTCGTCGGCACGCTGGTCGGCTTCGCCCGGCAGATGCTGCGCAAGACCCGGCCCGACACGGTCTGCGTCGGTGCGGGCGCCGCCTTCCCCGGCGGGGTGTGCAGGGAAGACGGCGTCATCCGGTTCGCCCCCAACATGGGGGCGACCGACGTGCCGCTGGGCCGGGAGCTGTCCCGCAGGCTCGGCCTCGGCTTCCCCGTCGAGGTGGGGAACGACGCCAACCTGGCGGCCCTCGCCGAGCAGGCCCGCGGCTTCGGCGTCGGCTGCCAGGATCTCATCTTCCTGCAGGGGGACGTCGGCATCGGCGGCGGAGTGATCACCGGCGGGCGGCTGCTCGGCGGGCACGAGGGCTACGGCGGCGAGGTCGGCCACATGGTGGTCAACCCCGGCGGGCGGGTCTGCTCCTGCGGCGCCAAGGGCTGCCTGGAAGCCGAGGTGGGGGAGCGCGCCCTGCTGGAGCTGGCCGGGCGCTACGGGTCGCAGGGCGGCAGGGACGCCGTGCGCGCGATAGTGGAGGCCGCGGGCCTGGGCGACCGCGCGGCGCAGAAGGCGCTGAGCCGGGTCGGCGACTGGCTCGGCCTGGGGGTGGCCAACCTCGTCAACATCTTCAACCCCGAGATGGTGGTCTTCGGGGGCACGCTGCGCGAGCTGTACCTGGGAGCCGCCGCCCAGGTGCGCAGCCGCATCACCACCGAGGCGTTGGCGGCCTCGCGCGAGACCCTCCGCCTGCGCACCTCGGCGCTGGGCGAGGACACCACCTTGATGGGCGCGGCCGAACTGGCGTTCTCCCGCATCCTCGCCGACCCGCTGGCGGTTCTCGCCCGCGCGACGTCCTGA
- a CDS encoding amino acid permease, whose product MTLFRTKSIEQSLRDTEAPEHRLRRRLSALDLVVFGVGVIIGTGIFVLTGQVARDLAGPAVAVSFVIAAIACGLAALCYAEFASTVPVAGSAYTFAYATLGEFPAWIIGWDLMLELALAAAVVSVGWSGYFVSLLGTLGIELPPAIAGEEGFFNLPAVLIVLLLTAVLVAGIKVSSRFNMILVAVKTAVVLLVIFAGLFFINLENYTPFIPPAQQTEGVSGLGAPLIQVLFGVTPTAYGITGIFSAAAIVFFAYIGFDIVATAAEETKNPQRDMPIGILGSLAVCTLLYVAVSLVVVGMQPYQQLTTAAPLADAFRAVDAPWLAGLISIGAITGLTTVVLILMLGQTRVFFAMSRDRLFPPVLAKVHPKYGTPARVTILLGVVVAVLAGFIPLSALAELVNIGTLFAFVVVSIAVAVLRRTRPDLPRAFRTPLVPLVPILSILASVYLMLNLPVETWLRFLVWMIIGVVIYFAYGMRHSRVGRQEADG is encoded by the coding sequence GTGACCTTGTTTCGTACCAAGAGCATCGAACAGTCACTCCGGGACACCGAGGCTCCAGAGCATCGCCTGCGCCGCAGGCTGAGCGCCCTCGACCTGGTCGTGTTCGGGGTAGGCGTGATCATCGGGACCGGCATCTTCGTGCTGACCGGACAGGTCGCCCGGGATCTCGCCGGTCCGGCGGTGGCGGTGTCCTTTGTGATCGCGGCCATCGCCTGCGGCCTCGCCGCGCTCTGCTACGCCGAGTTCGCCTCCACGGTGCCCGTGGCCGGCTCCGCCTACACCTTCGCCTATGCCACGCTCGGCGAGTTTCCCGCGTGGATCATCGGCTGGGACTTGATGCTGGAGCTGGCGCTCGCCGCGGCGGTGGTCTCCGTCGGCTGGTCGGGGTACTTCGTCTCCCTGCTGGGCACGCTGGGCATCGAGCTTCCCCCCGCCATCGCCGGGGAGGAAGGCTTCTTCAACCTCCCGGCCGTGCTGATCGTGCTGCTGCTGACCGCCGTGCTGGTCGCCGGGATCAAGGTCTCCTCGCGGTTCAACATGATCCTGGTGGCAGTCAAGACGGCCGTGGTACTGCTGGTGATCTTCGCTGGCCTGTTCTTCATCAACCTGGAGAACTACACGCCGTTCATCCCGCCGGCCCAGCAGACCGAGGGGGTGAGCGGGCTGGGAGCACCGCTCATCCAGGTCCTGTTCGGCGTCACCCCCACGGCGTACGGCATCACCGGCATCTTCTCCGCCGCGGCCATCGTCTTCTTCGCCTACATCGGCTTCGACATCGTCGCCACCGCCGCGGAGGAGACCAAGAACCCCCAGCGCGACATGCCGATCGGCATCCTCGGCTCGCTCGCCGTATGCACCCTGCTCTACGTAGCGGTCTCCCTGGTGGTCGTGGGCATGCAGCCGTACCAGCAGCTCACCACGGCCGCTCCGCTGGCCGACGCCTTCCGGGCGGTCGACGCGCCCTGGCTGGCCGGGCTGATCAGCATCGGCGCCATCACCGGCCTGACCACGGTCGTGCTCATCCTGATGCTCGGCCAGACCCGGGTGTTCTTCGCGATGAGCCGCGACCGGCTGTTCCCGCCCGTCCTGGCCAAGGTGCACCCGAAGTACGGCACCCCCGCCAGGGTGACGATCCTCCTCGGCGTCGTCGTCGCCGTGCTGGCCGGGTTCATCCCGCTGTCGGCTCTGGCCGAGCTGGTCAACATCGGGACGCTGTTCGCGTTCGTGGTCGTCTCGATCGCCGTCGCGGTGCTGCGGCGCACCCGTCCCGACCTGCCGCGCGCCTTCCGCACCCCGCTGGTGCCGCTGGTTCCGATCCTGTCGATCCTGGCATCGGTCTACCTGATGCTGAACCTGCCGGTGGAGACCTGGCTGCGCTTCCTGGTCTGGATGATCATCGGTGTGGTGATCTACTTCGCCTACGGCATGCGGCACAGCCGGGTGGGTCGGCAGGAGGCCGACGGCTGA
- a CDS encoding sulfite exporter TauE/SafE family protein — MSETVLLFLAAGFAVFAGALVQGGVGFGLALVAAPVMTMADPSVMPGAMQVMNATLPLFTLAAEWRGVDWRGFGWALLGRLPGSAVGAFVVVYVSLPVLGVLVGSMVLIAVALTARAVSVRRTAATVTTAGFVSGVTGTATGIGGPPVALVFQGAEGPRIRATLALYFCVSALLSLAVLGAVDRLPARALAVGALLVPFLVAGFLASGPLRRYLDRGRIRIAVLVVASVSAIALIVQSLAG; from the coding sequence GTGTCTGAGACTGTTCTTCTGTTTCTGGCGGCCGGGTTCGCGGTGTTCGCCGGGGCGCTGGTGCAGGGCGGCGTGGGCTTCGGGCTGGCGCTGGTGGCCGCTCCGGTGATGACGATGGCGGACCCGTCGGTGATGCCCGGCGCGATGCAGGTGATGAACGCCACCCTGCCGCTGTTCACGCTCGCGGCGGAGTGGCGGGGGGTGGACTGGCGGGGGTTCGGCTGGGCCCTGCTGGGACGGCTGCCGGGCAGCGCCGTCGGCGCGTTCGTCGTGGTCTACGTCTCCCTCCCGGTGCTGGGCGTGCTGGTGGGCTCCATGGTGCTGATCGCGGTGGCGCTCACCGCGCGGGCGGTGAGCGTGCGGCGCACCGCGGCGACGGTCACCACCGCCGGTTTCGTGTCCGGCGTGACCGGTACGGCCACCGGCATCGGCGGGCCGCCGGTGGCGCTGGTCTTCCAGGGGGCGGAGGGACCGCGGATCCGGGCCACCTTGGCGTTGTACTTCTGCGTCAGCGCACTGCTGTCGCTGGCCGTGCTGGGGGCGGTGGACCGGTTGCCGGCGCGGGCGCTGGCGGTGGGCGCGCTGCTGGTGCCGTTCCTGGTGGCGGGTTTCCTCGCTTCCGGGCCGCTGCGCCGCTATCTCGACCGGGGCCGGATCAGGATCGCGGTCCTCGTCGTGGCCTCGGTGTCGGCGATCGCGTTGATCGTGCAGAGCCTGGCGGGTTAA